One segment of Streptomyces sp. TG1A-8 DNA contains the following:
- a CDS encoding HNH endonuclease, whose protein sequence is MRTRCLECREWATHSGRCAVHHAHYAARRSVQSHAKRREAIARGNNAAARLRKAVRKAVAGQCANCLRVFLPSQVDIDHVLPLARGGEDIDSNVQVLCKSCHKTKTAMDFGKRPF, encoded by the coding sequence ATGCGTACACGGTGTCTTGAGTGCCGAGAGTGGGCTACCCACAGCGGCAGGTGTGCGGTACACCATGCGCACTACGCGGCACGGAGAAGCGTTCAGTCACATGCGAAGCGACGTGAGGCTATAGCCCGTGGCAACAATGCTGCGGCCCGTCTCCGTAAGGCTGTGCGTAAGGCTGTGGCTGGGCAGTGCGCTAACTGCCTTCGCGTGTTCCTGCCTTCTCAGGTGGACATTGACCACGTGCTCCCCCTTGCTCGTGGTGGTGAGGACATTGACAGCAACGTTCAAGTGCTGTGCAAGTCATGCCACAAGACGAAGACCGCAATGGACTTCGGCAAGCGCCCCTTCTAG
- a CDS encoding phage terminase small subunit P27 family has product MSHAKSPELRTGNANYAAEAEAPIVYEGRAPRAPGHLSSTGKEIWRAVWQAGSGAYSPDTDRNLILRYAELYDRRSQLLDAVDADGLMTIGSTGQPVVHPAMRYVESTEKELRAIETVIGFTPEARMRLGIVAAEARKVQAGPEDF; this is encoded by the coding sequence ATGAGCCACGCTAAGAGCCCTGAGCTACGCACCGGGAACGCCAACTACGCCGCTGAGGCTGAGGCACCGATTGTGTACGAAGGTCGTGCTCCCCGTGCTCCGGGTCACCTGAGTTCCACGGGCAAGGAGATTTGGCGCGCTGTCTGGCAAGCCGGCTCCGGTGCCTACTCCCCCGACACTGACCGCAACCTGATTCTTCGGTATGCGGAACTGTACGACCGACGCTCTCAGCTCCTTGACGCTGTGGACGCTGACGGTCTCATGACGATTGGCAGCACGGGTCAGCCGGTGGTTCACCCGGCAATGCGGTACGTCGAGAGCACGGAGAAGGAACTTCGCGCTATCGAGACCGTCATTGGATTCACGCCCGAAGCGCGTATGCGTCTCGGCATCGTGGCTGCCGAAGCCCGCAAGGTTCAGGCGGGACCCGAAGACTTCTGA